In Lepidochelys kempii isolate rLepKem1 chromosome 8, rLepKem1.hap2, whole genome shotgun sequence, a single genomic region encodes these proteins:
- the SOAT1 gene encoding sterol O-acyltransferase 1 isoform X2: MVGEDYTSVRHRHPSSTAHGTPEKHEMQKRSEAERPFQNSNNGWVDVDHGITKKMQLIAEAEELKPAFMKEVDSHFTEFVNRLIAKAVLLESSTATSTFPAATCSERDLHKTKGLRAPPEHGKLFTARRSLLDELFEVNHIRTIYHMFIALLILFILSTLVVDFIDEGRLVLEFDLLVFAFGKFPVVISTWLCMFLSTFILPYGLFLQWAKGHSCSSQRKIRSLFFGMLFMFFQTIGLGLGPTYVAVSYSLPPASRFVVILEQVRLIMKAYSFIRENVPRVLSSAKEKSSTIPVPQVTQYLYFLFAPTLIYRDNYPRNPMIRWGYVATKFAQVIGSLFYAYYIFVRLCIPPFRNISQEPFNLRGLVLCIFNSILPGVLILFLVFFAFLHCWLNAFAEMLRFADRMFYEDWWNSTSYANYYRTWNVVVHDWLYYYAYRDFLWFFGKKFKAAAMLSVFAVSAAVHEYVLGVCFGYFYPVLFCLFMCFGMVFNFILNDRRKGPIWNVIMWTSLFLGQGVIICLYSQEWYAHQYCPLKNPTFLDYVKPRSWNCHIQI; this comes from the exons GTTGGGTTGATGTTGACCACGGGATAACAAAGAAAATGCAGCTAATAGCAGAGGCTGAG GAGTTGAAGCCAGCATTCATGAAGGAGGTGGACAGTCACTTTACAGAGTTTGTGAACCGTTTGATAGCAAAGGCTGTGCTTCTGGAATCCTCCACAGCAACATCCACCTTCCCTGCAGCTACCTGCTCAGAGAGAGACCTGCACAAAACCAA GGGCTTGAGAGCACCTCCAGAACATGGAAAGCTCTTTACTGCTAGGAGATCCCTGTTGGA TGAGCTGTTTGAAGTGAACCACATCCGGACAATCTACCACATGTTCATTGCGCTCCTCATCCTCTTCATTCTCAGCACACTTGTAGTAGACTTTATTGATGAAGGAAG GCTGGTGCTTGAATTTGATCTTTTGGTCTTCGCTTTTGGCAAGTTTCCTGTTGTCATTTCCACCTGGCTCTGCATGTTTCTGTCAACGTTCATTTTACCCTATGGCCTCTTCCTGCAGTGGGCCAAGGGCCACAGTTGTTCCTCCCAACGGAAAATCCGCTCCCTCTTCTTCGGGATGCTCTTCATGTTCTTCCAAACTATCGGGCTTGGGCTTGGGCCAACGTATGTTGCTGTGTCGTACTCTCTACCTCCAGCCTCTCGGTTCGTTGTAATACTTGAACAG GTACGTCTAATTATGAAGGCTTATTCATTCATTAGGGAGAACGTTCCTCGGGTCCTGTCTTCAGCCAAGGAGAAGTCAA GCACCATCCCAGTTCCGCAAGTTACCCAGTATCTGTACTTCCTCTTTGCTCCCACCCTCATCTACAGGGACAACTATCCCAG GAATCCCATGATAAGATGGGGTTATGTAGCTACCAAGTTTGCACAG GTGATTGGTTCGCTTTTTTATGCTTACTACATCTTTGTGCGACTCTGCATCCCTCCATTTCGGAACATAAGTCAGGAACCCTTCAATCTGCGAGGGCTGGTCCTCTGCATTTTCAATTCCATCCTGCCAG GTGTTCTGATTCTCTTCTTGGTCTTCTTTGCATTCCTTCACTGCTGGCTTAATGCATTTGCTGAGATGCTGCGCTTTGCAGACAGAATGTTCTACGAG GATTGGTGGAACTCCACATCGTATGCAAACTATTACCGAACATGGAATGTGGTGGTACATGACTGGCTGTATTACTATGCTTACAGGGACTTCCTGTGG TTCTTTGGTAAGAAGTTCAAAGCTGCTGCTATGCTGTCTGTCTTTGCTGTCTCAGCTGCCGTACACGAGTATGTCCTGGGAGTCTGCTTTGGTTATTTCTATCCAGTCCTCTTCTGCCTCTTCATGTGCTTTGGAA tggttttcaacttcaTTCTTAATGACCGTCGGAAAGGGCCCATTTGGAATGTGATCATGTGGACCTCTCTCTTCCTGGGCCAGGGTGTCATAATTTGCCTTTACAGTCAGGAGTGGTATGCACATCAGTATTGCCCCTTGAAAAAT CCCACGTTCCTGGACTATGTGAAACCACGTTCCTGGAATTGTCATATTCAGATTTAA